A stretch of the Alnus glutinosa chromosome 6, dhAlnGlut1.1, whole genome shotgun sequence genome encodes the following:
- the LOC133871066 gene encoding DNA-directed RNA polymerase III subunit rpc4-like, whose amino-acid sequence MEPDQSSSAPRKLKFAPKAPPRRRLKPTAPKTEAGDEDGEAEQVQQLLRRINENHGRRRPKDEKKSSIQVAFGPGDKASTQIKRYGSAKDGSGGKSSDSDTKSSDYGQTLLSLPSAANENVREACFEDSTSKSAQLVKKDYREPWDYHNTYYPSTLPLRMPSSGDPEILDEAEFGEAAANTEYDENTINPASDLGLMVESEEEKMFFFKLPASLPFLKRSTSRKGKEKVETHTSSDGGGVSNKGCRLEELPDGYMGKMLVYKSGAIKLKLGDALYDVSPGSDCIFAQDVAAINLAERQCCVLGELGKRAVVSPDVDSLLDSVIDLG is encoded by the exons ATGGAACCAGACCAGTCCTCTTCGGCCCCTAGGAAG CTCAAGTTTGCTCCCAAAGCCCCTCCTCGCAGAAGGCTCAAACCCACCGCTCCCAAAAC CGAAGCTGGTGACGAAGATGGAGAAGCTGAGCAGGTCCAGCAACTGCTTCGCCGCATCAAT GAGAATCATGGAAGACGGAGGCCTAAAGACGAAAAGAAAT CTTCCATTCAAGTTGCATTTGGTCCTGGAGATAAGGCATCAACTCAGATAAAGAGATACGGTAGTGCTAAGGATGGGAGTGGTGGTAAAAGCAGCGATTCAGACACAAAAAGTTCCGATTATGGGCAAACTCTCTTATCTTTACCTTCAGCTGCCAATGAAAATGTCAGAGAAGCGTGTTTTGAAGATTCTACCAGTAAATCTGCGCAGCTTGTCAAGAAAGACTATAGAGAACCTTGG GATTACCACAACACTTACTATCCTTCTACTCTTCCTTTGAGGATGCCTTCCTCTGGTGACCCAG AAATTCTTGATGAAGCAGAATTTGGGGAGGCTGCAGCTAATACAGAGTACGATGAAAATACAATAAATCCTGCTTCAGACCTTGGGCTGATG GTGGAAAGTGAGGAAGAAAAGATGTTTTTCTTTAAGCTTCCTGCTAGTCTGCCATTTCTCAAGCGATCGACTAGTAGAAAGGGGAAAGAGAAAGTTGAAACCCATACATCATCGGATGGAGGAGGCGTTTCAAACAAGGGCTGCAGGTTGGAAGAGTTGCCAGATGGATATATGGGCAAAATGCTGGTCTACAAGAGTGGAGCAATCAAGTTAAAGCTAGGAGATGCCCTGTATGAT GTTTCACCTGGTTCAGATTGCATATTTGCTCAAGATGTTGCAGCAATCAACCTTGCAGAAAGACAGTGTTGTGTTCTGGGAGAGCTTGGGAAACGGGCTGTCGTAAGCCCTGATGTTGATTCCCTGTTGGATAGCGTAATTGACTTGGGCTAG
- the LOC133870081 gene encoding uncharacterized protein LOC133870081, whose translation MFSGKGMGGGSGGGGMLRTVGRAVTSARTTGVAAGGALQEPTSSSTNATTTATSPTSRPTHKPSSSTHLSLSSNSSPFASHNIPIFAASGVPTWPPPLSQCDEFDWVAVDGCEDERPHGYFDDFVLGPVPSKDEVQDAVSALQQYSKLVWDKFSFDSDKDAADQVTSPTGSELDWVEPSLHLCNSRTLQPLGSDRVFDAFHLMQTEPSVQRMVISLSSDKAVWDAVMNNEVVRELRESYFADAVENKNPLDPDESCGTSDDSNESTNILRQIFDNTKAKFMEVINKITNRMNKLFESPDDEKTTTPGDTAAGASDPFKKRLKTSFLISVVVLLIVVLGRNVIRPKRA comes from the exons ATGTTTAGTGGCAAAGGCATGGGAGGCGGAAGTGGAGGAGGAGGCATGTTGAGGACAGTTGGGAGAGCAGTTACTTCTGCGAGAACCACCGGCGTGGCTGCTGGTGGGGCCCTTCAGGAACCCACTTCTTCCTCCACCAATGCTACCACTACTGCTACCAGTCCGACCTCTAGGCCTACCCATAAGCCCAGTTCCTCTACCCACCTTTCTCTCTCGTCCAATTCTTCGCCTTTTGCTTCACATAATATTCCCATTTTTGCAGCCTCTGGGGTACCCACATGGCCTCCTCCTTTGTCTCAGTGCGATGAGTTTGACTGGGTGGCTGTGGATGGGTGCGAAGATGAGAGGccacatgggtattttgatgattttgttctTGGCCCTGTTCCTTCCAAGGATGAAGTCCAGGACGCTGTCTCTGCTCTCCAACA ATACTCCAAGCTTGTCTGGgacaaattttcttttgattcGGACAAGGATGCAGCAGATCAAGTCACAAGTCCTACTGGGTCGGAGTTAGACTGGGTGGAGCCCTCGTTGCATCTCTGCAATTCAAGAACACTGCAACCTCTTGGATCTGATAGAGTTTTTGATGCATTTCATTTAATGCAGACTGAACCGTCTGTTCAG AGAATGGTCATATCATTATCATCAGATAAAGCAGTTTGGGATGCTGTTATGAATAATGAGGTGGTGCGGGAGCTCAGGGAGTCATACTTTGCAG ATGCAGTTGAAAACAAGAATCCCCTGGATCCAGATGAGAGTTGTGGGACTTCTGATGACTCCAATGAATCAACGAATATATTAAGGCAGATTTTTGACAACACCAAGGCTAAGTTCATGGAAGTGATCAATAAAATCACAAATCGCATGAACAAGTTATTTGAGTCCCCTGATGACGAGAAGACAACAACACCAGGAGACACAGCAGCAGGAGCCTCGGATCCCTTCAAGAAAAGGCTAAAGACGTCGTTCTTAATCTCGGTTGTGGTCCTGTTGATTGTGGTGTTGGGTCGAAATGTCATTAGACCCAAAAGGGCTTGA
- the LOC133870108 gene encoding large ribosomal subunit protein eL15z-like produces the protein MGAYKYVSELWRKKQSDVMRFLQRVRCWEYRQHPSIVRVTHPTRPDKARRLGYKAKQGYVIYRVRVRRGGRKRPVPKGIVYGKPTNQGVTQLKFQRSKRSVAEERAGRKLGGLRVLNSYWLNEDSTYKYYEIIMVDPAHNAIRNDPRITWICKPVHKHRELRGLTSAGKKYRGLRGKGHTHHKARPSRRATWKRNNTLSLRRYR, from the exons ATGG GGGCATACAAGTACGTGTCGGAGCTATGGAGGAAGAAGCAGTCGGATGTGATGAGGTTTCTGCAGAGAGTCAGGTGCTGGGAGTACCGCCAGCACCCTTCCATTGTGCGCGTCACGCATCCTACCCGCCCCGACAAGGCTCGCCGCTTGGGCTACAAGGCCAAGCAG GGTTATGTGATATATCGTGTACGTGTAAGACGTGGCGGACGGAAGCGACCAGTTCCTAAGGGTATTGTGTATGGCAAACCCACAAACCAGGGTGTCACACAACTGAAATTCCAACGCAGCAAGCGCTCGGTCGCAGAGGAGCGTGCTGGACGTAAACTGGGCGGTCTTAGGGTTCTCAACTCTTACTGGCTCAATGAG gatTCTACTTACAAATACTATGAGATTATCATGGTTGATCCTGCCCACAATGCGATCCGCAATGACCCAAGGATCACGTGGATCTGCAAACCGGTTCACAAGCACAGAGAACTTCGAGGACTCACCTCTGCTGGGAAGAAATACAGAGGTCTCCGTGGAAAGGGACACACGCATCACAAGGCACGGCCTTCGAGAAGAGCAACTTGGAAGAGGAACAACACTCTCTCTCTTCGCCGTTACCGTTAA